The following proteins come from a genomic window of Lolium rigidum isolate FL_2022 chromosome 5, APGP_CSIRO_Lrig_0.1, whole genome shotgun sequence:
- the LOC124651789 gene encoding protein ETHYLENE-INSENSITIVE 2-like, which produces MDGVRSLAHSLGAGEGGGRNNLFRTLGPALFISIGYIDLGKWVTTIDAGSRFGYDLVLLVLLFNFSAVLCQYLSICIGMVTTKNLAEICVQEYSQPICAGLGVQAIISLLTAEVTMISGIAMGFNLVFEYDDIVTGIWFASFAVNLLPYAISHLDKKVAGTLNTCIAGLALVCFVLGLLVSQPKVPLDMDVMFPKLSGESAYSLMALLGGNVIAHNFYVHSSFVQAQKRSPVTLGSLFHDHLISILFIFSGVFLVNYVLISSAAVGSSDALLLTFQDVVELMNQIFMNPAAPVVFLVVLLLSSHIISLSSIVGSHAIVENFFGVNLSLSAHHLLLKVFAMIPTIYYARIAGSEAIYQLLIICPVIQAMLLPSSVIPVFRVASSRSLMGSYRISSSVEILAFLSFLLMLFTNIIFMAEILFGDSTWTNNMKGNTGSPVVLPYTLIVLTSSVSIVFTLFLAVTPLKSASNEAETLELSVHSQREPLGSVHHREELFLEDVAQEEIQRSSTDALREQLESHQESTLEHTESSDTTAESDHDSQQSTAYTVSTPKAQPSPPVYHEEPKPVCVADWTESIPKVSTPTAVEHINAENIKVKSTAEKDVEVVAEVCADKDNITPRNLEYEKPAGGRAPFNPDGPPSLTFSRGKDADAGNGSGSLSTLSGLGRAARRQLAATLDEFWGHLFDYHGKLTQGANDKRYNFLLGLDSKPASSAVRADNQSTEASKSPLMRDVMRGSPTSLNSWDSMSREKEIRGLDWNSGQQMGSMGSSNWSQSMNLPYTDISSPSSSLLEQNANYYSNFSNVPSYTDNQFYQPATIHGYQLASYLKGMNASRSQYSNIPLDPRRVPRSSEYSFSNYPDSALHARGQNVRGSLGANPLQNPTMNRLNTAVERPYYDSFTVEESESGGSSAYSKKYHSSPDISALIAASRKALLNEANLGGAAGNQSYRSKLASERPQYVDPTASSNAQAAFNERSQHNLQRDVLSMQLGMNPNAKSLWAQQPFEQLFGVSSAELNKSGVNTGQRSSVITKDDSSYTECEAELLQSLRSCIMKILKVEGSGWLFRQNGGCDENLIDQVAAAEKYSQETTENLLSPELRRMPSDKSSQPLRRNDDRAANCMHGLPNCGESCVWQSSLVVSFGVWCIRRVLDLSLVESRPELWGKYTYVLNRLQGVLEPAFSKPRKPLTGCACLQIVGPVTRPISGTFTTSAVILETIKDVEQAISGRKGRSGTAAGDVAFPKGKENLASVLKRYKRRLSSKPSAGQ; this is translated from the exons ATGGACGGCGTCCGGAGCTTGGCGCACTCCCTGGGagctggcgagggcggcggccggaACAACCTCTTCCGCACCCTCGGCCCGGCGCTCTTCATTTCGATCGGCTACATCGACCTCGGCAAGTGGGTCACCACCATAGACGCCGGTTCGCGCTTCGGCTACGACCTCGTGCTGCTCGTCCTGCTCTTCAACTTCTCCGCCGTCCTCTGCCAGTACCTCTCCATATGCATCGGCATGGTCACCACCAAGAATCTTGCAGAG ATATGCGTCCAGGAGTACAGTCAGCCAATATGTGCCGGCCTTGGTGTTCAGGCAATAATTTCCTTGTTAACTGCAGAAGTTACCATG ATCTCAGGCATAGCAATGGGGTTCAACCTTGTATTCGAATATGATGACATTGTCACAGGCATATGGTTTGCAAGTTTTGCGGTTAATCTGCTACCATATGCGATCTCCCATCTG GACAAGAAGGTGGCTGGAACATTAAATACCTGCATAGCGGGTCTCGCACTTGTTTGCTTCGTGCTTGGTTTATTGGTCAGTCAACCAAAAGTTCCTCTCGATATGGATGTCATGTTCCCCAAGTTGAGTGGTGAAAGTGCGTATTCGCTCATGGCACTTCTGGGTGGAAATGTAATAGCGCACAATTTCTATGTCCATTCATCATTTGTACAG GCTCAAAAGAGATCACCTGTTACACTCGGGTCCTTATTTCATGACCACCTTATTTCTatcttgtttattttttctggGGTTTTCCTTGTGAACTATGTTCTCATAAGCTCAGCAGCAGTTGGATCCAGTGATGCACTGCTCCTGACCTTTCAAGATGTTGTAGAGCTGATGAACCAG ATATTCATGAATCCTGCAGCACCGGTTGTGTTCTTAGTGGTTCTTCTTCTTTCGAGCCACATCATCTCGTTGTCATCTATTGTTGGCAGCCATGCAATTGTAGAGAATTTCTTTGGTGTAAACCTTTCTCTTTCTGCGCACCATCTGCTACTGAAGGTTTTTgccatgattcctactatctactATGCAAGGATTGCGGGTTCGGAAGCAATATATCAGCTCCTTATCATCTGCCCAGTCATCCAGGCTATGCTCCTCCCTTCGTCTGTTATACCTGTTTTCCGCGTCGCCTCGTCCAGGTCATTAATGGGCAGTTACAGAATATCTTCGTCTGTTGAAATATTGGCCTTTCTTTCATTTCTGCTTATGCTATTTACGAATATCATTTTTATGGCGGAAATCCTATTTGGTGATAGCACCTGGACAAACAACATGAAAGGCAACACCGGGAGCCCTGTGGTTCTTCCATATACTCTCATAGTCCTAACTTCGTCTGTATCTATTGTGTTTACACTGTTCCTGGCTGTTACTCCACTTAAGTCTGCAAGTAATGAAGCCGAAACTCTGGAGTTGTCTGTGCACTCTCAGAGAGAACCATTGGGCAGTGTTCATCATAGAGAAGAGCTCTTTCTGGAAGATGTTGCCCAAGAAGAAATTCAAAGGTCTTCTACTGATGCTCTCAGAGAGCAATTGGAAAGTCATCAGGAATCAACTTTGGAGCATACTGAAAGTTCTGACACCACTGCAGAGTCTGATCATGACAGCCAGCAATCAACTGCTTATACAGTGAGTACTCCTAAAGCTCAACCCTCACCACCTGTCTACCATGAAGAGCCAAAACCAGTTTGTGTAGCTGATTGGACAGAGTCGATACCAAAGGTTTCTACCCCCACTGCAGTAGAACATATTAATGCAGAGAACATCAAAGTGAAGAGCACAGCTGAAAAAGATGTTGAAGTAGTAGCAGAAGTTTGCGCGGACAAGGATAACATTACCCCACGTAATTTGGAATATGAGAAGCCTGCTGGAGGCAGAGCACCTTTCAACCCCGACGGTCCACCGTCTCTGACTTTCAGCAGGGGAAAAGACGCTGATGCTGGCAATGGTAGTGGCAGCCTTTCAACACTTTCTGGTTTGGGCCGTGCTGCAAGGAGACAGTTAGCAGCAACTCTTGATGAGTTCTGGGGGCACCTTTTTGATTATCATGGTAAACTTACACAAGGCGCAAATGATAAAAGGTACAATTTTTTGCTTGGACTGGACTCGAAACCAGCTAGTTCTGCTGTGAGGGCAGATAACCAAAGCACTGAAGCTTCAAAGAGCCCCTTGATGAGAGATGTGATGCGAGGATCACCTACCTCACTGAACTCATGGGACTCAATGTCACGTGAGAAGGAAATCCGTGGTCTAGACTGGAATTCTGGGCAGCAGATGGGTTCAATGGGTTCATCAAATTGGTCTCAGAGCATGAATTTACCATACACAGACATTTCGAGTCCAAGCAGCAGCTTGCTTGAGCAAAATGCAAACTATTATTCCAATTTTAGTAATGTGCCTTCTTACACTGATAATCAGTTCTATCAGCCTGCTACCATTCATGGATATCAGCTGGCATCTTATTTGAAAGGAATGAATGCAAGTAGAAGTCAGTATTCCAACATCCCCCTGGACCCACGACGAGTTCCTAGATCTTCTGAATATTCTTTTTCTAACTATCCAGACTCTGCCTTGCATGCCCGTGGCCAAAATGTGCGTGGTTCACTGGGAGCCAACCCTTTGCAAAACCCAACGATGAACCGCTTAAACACAGCAGTGGAGAGACCCTATTATGATTCTTTCACTGTTGAAGAAAGTGAAAGCGGTGGCTCATCTGCGTACTCAAAGAAGTATCACAGTTCACCTGACATATCTGCACTAATCGCTGCAAGCAGAAAGGCTTTGTTGAATGAAGCGAATTTGGGTGGGGCTGCTGGGAATCAGTCATACCGAAGTAAGTTGGCATCTGAGAGACCGCAATATGTGGACCCAACAGCCAGTTCCAATGCTCAAGCTGCATTTAATGAGCGCTCACAACATAACCTCCAGAGGGATGTCCTATCTATGCAATTGGGTATGAACCCCAACGCCAAATCCCTTTGGGCCCAACAACCGTTTGAACAACTGTTTGGCGTGTCAAGTGCAGAATTGAACAAAAGTGGGGTGAACACTGGCCAGAGATCAAGTGTCATCACAAAGGATGATTCCTCTTACACAGAGTGCGAGGCAGAACTTCTTCAATCTCTTAGATCTTGCATCATGAAGATCTTGAAAGTGGAAGGATCAGGATGGCTCTTTAGGCAAAATGGTGGCTGCGATGAAAATTTGATTGATCAAGTTGCAGCAGCGGAGAAATATTCACAAGAAACAACTGAGAATCTATTGTCACCTGAGCTTCGGCGCATGCCTTCAGACAAAAGCTCACAGCCACTTCGAAGGAATGATGACAGAGCTGCCAATTGCATGCATGGACTACCGAACTGTGGTGAAAGTTGTGTTTGGCAGAGTAGCCTGGTTGTTAGTTTTGGTGTCTGGTGTATCCGTAGGGTACTGGACCTATCCCTTGTGGAAAGCAGACCAGAACTTTGGGGAAAGTATACTTATGTTCTGAACCGTCTTCAG GGAGTCCTTGAACCCGCATTTTCCAAGCCCCGGAAACCCCTCACTGGGTGCGCATGCCTTCAGATAGTAGGTCCTGTCACCAGGCCCATTTCTGGCACCTTCACCACTTCAGCAGTGATCCTGGAGACGATCAAGGACGTGGAGCAGGCCATCTCCGGACGCAAGGGCCGAAGCGGAACAGCAGCAGGAGACGTAGCTTTCCCCAAAGGGAAAGAGAACCTGGCTTCCGTGCTCAAGCGATACAAGCGTAGGCTGTCGAGCAAGCCGTCTGCTGGACAATAG